In a single window of the Thermotoga sp. KOL6 genome:
- a CDS encoding aldo/keto reductase, translating into MEKRTLGKTGEQLSVVGFGGIVVMNESIESAKKIVAKAVERGINYFDVAPSYGDAEKKLGPALKPFRDDVFLACKTMERTREGAWRELHESLKRLQTDHFDLYQFHAVTTLEEVEQIFATGGAIEAFLKAREEDLIRYIGFSAHSEEAALAMLERFDFDTVLFPLNWASWLGKGFGQKLYEKAKERNMGILAIKALAKRRLKENEEKKWPKCWYHPVDSFEEASMALRFTLSLPVTAAVSPSHQEFLWWMCDIVENHGTSIREEEIETLKEKAKSLTPVFPLD; encoded by the coding sequence ATGGAAAAGAGAACTTTAGGAAAGACTGGTGAACAACTTTCAGTGGTAGGTTTTGGAGGAATCGTGGTTATGAATGAATCGATTGAAAGCGCAAAGAAAATCGTGGCGAAGGCTGTTGAAAGAGGTATAAACTACTTCGACGTGGCACCTTCTTACGGTGACGCTGAGAAGAAACTTGGTCCGGCTTTGAAGCCCTTCAGGGATGATGTCTTTCTTGCTTGTAAGACGATGGAGAGAACACGAGAAGGCGCTTGGAGAGAGTTGCATGAATCTTTGAAAAGACTTCAAACAGATCATTTCGATCTTTATCAGTTTCATGCTGTAACCACCCTAGAAGAAGTAGAACAAATTTTTGCCACTGGTGGTGCAATCGAAGCGTTCTTGAAAGCTCGAGAGGAAGATCTGATCAGGTACATAGGGTTTTCTGCTCACTCTGAAGAAGCCGCATTAGCTATGCTAGAGAGATTCGATTTTGATACGGTACTCTTTCCGTTAAATTGGGCAAGTTGGCTAGGAAAAGGATTTGGTCAGAAATTGTATGAGAAAGCCAAGGAAAGAAACATGGGCATTCTAGCAATAAAGGCTCTCGCCAAGAGACGGTTAAAAGAAAACGAAGAGAAGAAATGGCCGAAATGTTGGTACCATCCTGTCGATAGTTTCGAGGAAGCCTCCATGGCGCTTCGTTTTACGCTGTCCCTACCGGTGACTGCAGCTGTGAGCCCGAGTCATCAAGAATTCTTGTGGTGGATGTGCGACATTGTCGAAAATCATGGTACTTCGATTCGGGAGGAGGAAATAGAAACTCTGAAAGAAAAAGCAAAATCTTTGACACCAGTTTTTCCGCTGGATTAG
- the fetB gene encoding iron export ABC transporter permease subunit FetB, which translates to MGPIDISFLQLTTAYIFVLILILILRVRKIPREKDVLIASVRMTLQLMMAGFVLGYILENPTPLFTIITVLVMETFAIYNVYKRTKLSLPKNVKTRLEFFIAISVSSGTLLSLAYFLYIVVRIDPWFDPRYVIPLAGMIIGNSMTGVSLGVKNLAESILAQKSMVEGALMLGAHPKDATKIFSDKAFDSAILPTINSMLGMGIVFLPGMMTGQILSGTSPITAIKYQIAIMLGILGGVSISVNIFLALGYKAFFNKDHQLIV; encoded by the coding sequence ATGGGACCAATAGACATCAGTTTTCTACAGCTGACAACCGCTTATATTTTCGTTCTGATATTGATACTCATTCTGAGAGTAAGGAAAATTCCCAGAGAAAAGGATGTTTTAATAGCGTCTGTTAGAATGACACTTCAGCTCATGATGGCAGGCTTCGTTCTGGGATACATTTTAGAAAATCCCACACCTTTGTTCACAATCATAACGGTTCTTGTAATGGAAACATTCGCAATCTATAACGTGTACAAAAGAACGAAACTGTCCCTTCCAAAAAATGTGAAAACGCGATTGGAATTCTTTATAGCTATTTCTGTGAGTTCTGGTACTCTTTTAAGCTTGGCGTATTTTCTCTACATCGTTGTGAGAATCGATCCTTGGTTCGATCCGAGATACGTCATCCCTCTTGCGGGAATGATAATAGGAAATTCCATGACAGGAGTTTCTCTGGGAGTGAAAAACCTAGCAGAATCCATTTTAGCCCAAAAGTCTATGGTTGAAGGTGCATTGATGCTAGGTGCTCACCCCAAAGATGCAACAAAGATTTTCAGTGACAAAGCTTTCGATTCTGCAATACTCCCGACAATAAATTCCATGCTCGGAATGGGGATCGTCTTTCTTCCAGGAATGATGACAGGACAAATTCTCTCTGGAACGTCACCAATAACCGCCATAAAGTACCAAATTGCCATAATGCTTGGGATACTCGGGGGAGTTTCGATCAGTGTGAATATCTTTCTTGCTTTGGGATACAAAGCCTTTTTCAACAAAGACCATCAACTGATCGTTTGA
- a CDS encoding ATP-binding cassette domain-containing protein, with protein sequence MFLLENIEYRDILKIEKLFIPEKKVTVIVGESGSGKTTLLKMLNKLITPDKGRIFFKGIPLEEIDSIELRRKVVMIPQFPVIFPGNVKENLIIGLKFSEKPIPSDEELSKFLDFMKLRKSLTDDPEKFSGGEKQRLALARVLIMDPEVFLLDEPTSSLDEETGVEIISKVIDFAHQKGKTLVIVTHASELKQFADTIVEIKNGRV encoded by the coding sequence ATGTTTCTTCTTGAAAACATAGAATACAGAGATATTCTGAAGATCGAAAAGCTTTTCATTCCAGAAAAAAAGGTCACTGTGATTGTTGGCGAAAGTGGATCGGGAAAGACAACACTTCTGAAAATGCTGAACAAATTGATCACGCCAGACAAAGGAAGAATTTTTTTCAAAGGAATACCTCTTGAAGAAATAGATTCCATTGAACTTAGAAGGAAAGTGGTCATGATACCCCAATTTCCTGTCATTTTCCCGGGTAATGTGAAAGAGAATCTCATCATAGGATTGAAATTTTCTGAAAAACCCATCCCTTCCGATGAAGAACTCAGTAAATTCTTGGATTTTATGAAATTGCGAAAATCCTTAACCGATGATCCGGAAAAGTTCTCGGGAGGCGAAAAACAAAGATTGGCACTCGCACGCGTTCTCATCATGGATCCAGAAGTGTTTCTCCTCGACGAACCAACCTCTTCATTGGATGAAGAAACAGGTGTAGAAATAATAAGTAAGGTAATCGATTTTGCCCACCAAAAAGGGAAAACGCTCGTCATAGTTACACATGCATCAGAGCTGAAACAATTCGCAGACACGATAGTAGAAATCAAAAATGGGAGGGTCTGA
- a CDS encoding adenosine-specific kinase, translating to MSVQIEVVDVPIPENANIILGHSHFIKTVEDLYEVMVTTNPNLKFGIAFNEASGPCLVRYEGNDEELVKQAIETAKRIGAGHTFVIYIRGGYPINILNQIKNVQEVCRIYTATANPLQVIVGITSQGRAVLGVVDGYSPKGVEEEEDKNKRHAFLREVTKYKK from the coding sequence ATGAGCGTACAGATCGAAGTGGTGGATGTTCCTATTCCAGAGAACGCTAACATCATATTAGGACATTCCCATTTTATCAAAACTGTTGAAGATCTCTACGAAGTGATGGTAACAACGAATCCTAATTTGAAATTTGGAATCGCCTTCAATGAAGCGAGTGGCCCATGTCTTGTAAGGTATGAGGGGAACGACGAAGAGTTGGTGAAGCAGGCTATTGAAACCGCAAAAAGGATAGGAGCGGGTCACACGTTCGTTATTTACATAAGGGGAGGTTATCCCATAAACATATTGAATCAAATCAAAAATGTTCAAGAGGTGTGTAGAATATACACTGCAACAGCCAATCCTCTCCAGGTGATAGTTGGGATAACCTCACAGGGAAGAGCTGTTCTCGGAGTTGTGGATGGTTATTCACCAAAAGGTGTGGAGGAAGAAGAGGACAAAAACAAGAGACATGCGTTTCTTAGAGAGGTTACAAAATATAAGAAATGA
- a CDS encoding ATP-binding protein translates to MKCTKCKKTAVVKLRHYNIKLCKEHFNEFIEQRVEKAIKKFRMFKKDSKILIAVSGGKDSVSLWHILKKLGYDVDALFIRAGKSAMVQKAQEIVEKNAEILNTKLHVVDATQYFDGLSTQEISIILRRPVCSICGVVRRYLMNKFAYENGYDVVVTGHNLNDEASVLLGNILHWQEGYLERQWPLLPKTHEKLVPKAKPLVFNYEEDIKLYAKLNEIPHLEMACPFSVGATSLIYKKLLRELEEEQPGVTLNFYLGFLKRKKEPKHEVEGLRECEECGYPTTAKVCSFCRLRKQVEKKKNRTPA, encoded by the coding sequence ATGAAGTGTACCAAATGCAAAAAGACAGCCGTAGTGAAGCTGAGGCACTACAACATCAAGCTTTGTAAAGAACACTTCAACGAGTTTATAGAACAAAGGGTAGAAAAGGCTATAAAGAAATTCAGAATGTTCAAAAAAGATTCGAAGATACTAATAGCTGTTTCAGGTGGTAAAGACAGTGTTTCTCTCTGGCACATATTGAAAAAGCTAGGATACGACGTCGATGCGTTGTTCATCAGGGCTGGAAAAAGCGCAATGGTGCAAAAAGCTCAGGAGATAGTGGAAAAGAATGCGGAAATTCTTAATACAAAACTTCATGTAGTCGATGCCACTCAATATTTTGATGGGCTTTCCACTCAAGAGATTTCCATTATTTTGAGAAGACCCGTTTGTTCGATCTGTGGTGTGGTTAGAAGATATCTCATGAACAAGTTTGCATATGAAAATGGTTACGATGTAGTAGTAACAGGACACAACTTGAATGATGAAGCTTCTGTCCTACTTGGAAACATTCTCCACTGGCAAGAAGGTTATCTTGAAAGACAATGGCCGCTTCTACCCAAAACCCATGAAAAACTCGTTCCAAAAGCAAAACCACTCGTTTTTAATTATGAAGAGGATATAAAACTGTACGCAAAACTCAACGAGATACCTCACTTGGAAATGGCGTGCCCTTTTTCCGTCGGAGCAACTTCCCTCATCTACAAAAAACTCTTGAGAGAACTTGAAGAAGAACAACCAGGTGTCACTTTGAATTTCTACCTCGGTTTCTTGAAAAGGAAGAAAGAACCGAAACACGAAGTGGAAGGTTTGAGAGAATGTGAAGAATGTGGTTATCCCACGACTGCAAAAGTTTGTTCTTTCTGTAGATTAAGAAAACAAGTAGAAAAGAAAAAAAACAGAACCCCCGCATGA
- a CDS encoding ATP-dependent Clp protease ATP-binding subunit, with protein sequence MFDKFSEKTAQIFVTAQEEAKELGHSYVGTEHLLLAILKVDKGPAVEVLEEMGASYSKVRSEIISMVGMGMRGFVPSPQMTPRAKRVTELAYEEAKILGSDKINPEHILLGILREGEGIAIHILRKLGVDLNTLRREIIDLYSYSSNRKLEYEEEEEYTYRTVKQLEGFGVNLTELAAKKELDPVIGREEEIERVMQVLVRRKKNNPVLIGDPGVGKTAIVEGLAQRIVAGDVPEILKNKVIFSLDVAALVAGTKYRGEFEKRMKKLLQIVTKDKNIILFIDEIHTIVGAGSAEGAIDAANILKPALARGEISCIGATTPDEYRKYIEKDAALERRFQKIYVKEPTEEETLEILRGLKKKYESHHRVIYTDKALEAAVYLSKRYITDHYLPDKAIDVIDEAGARARLKVFVIPPELKLVKNELERIKADKELAVLNQDYEKAAQLKEKEMELEAEYRKKYSEWRKKAETSIVTVDVDDIAEVVSSWTGVPLKKIEETEVEKLLNLEEALHQRIVAQDEAIKAVARAIRRARSGLKDPRRPIGVFLFLGPTGVGKTELAKALAEYLFGDEKALIRFDMSEYMERFSVSRLIGAPPGYVGYEEGGTLTEKVRRRPFSVILFDEIEKAHPDVFNLLLQIMDDGRLTDSQGREVDFRNTIIIMTSNIGSSYINKSKRTLGFVGGDDEEKEFEQIKDFVLDEVKRTFRPEFLNRIDETIIFHPLRKEHIEQIIEILLRDLRKRLAEKNMKLVLTKSAKEFLVEKGFDPVYGARPLKRAIQRYVEDPLSEEILRNKFTDGDTIVCRAYKNALRFTKKKEKKEKVVQ encoded by the coding sequence ATGTTTGACAAGTTCTCGGAAAAGACGGCCCAGATTTTTGTGACCGCTCAAGAGGAAGCGAAAGAACTTGGGCACTCCTATGTAGGAACAGAACATCTCTTGCTCGCAATATTGAAAGTAGATAAAGGACCTGCAGTCGAAGTGCTCGAGGAGATGGGAGCTTCCTATTCAAAAGTGAGATCGGAAATCATCTCCATGGTGGGCATGGGGATGAGAGGTTTTGTCCCTTCACCGCAGATGACTCCCAGAGCCAAAAGGGTGACAGAACTTGCGTACGAGGAAGCGAAAATTCTTGGAAGCGATAAGATAAATCCAGAACATATCCTCCTTGGTATCTTGAGAGAAGGTGAAGGGATAGCGATCCACATCCTAAGAAAACTCGGTGTGGATCTTAACACTCTGAGGAGAGAGATCATAGATCTGTACTCTTATTCTTCCAATAGAAAATTGGAATATGAAGAAGAGGAAGAGTACACGTACAGAACGGTCAAACAACTCGAAGGTTTTGGAGTGAATCTCACGGAACTTGCTGCTAAAAAGGAATTAGATCCTGTGATTGGAAGAGAAGAAGAAATAGAAAGAGTGATGCAAGTTCTTGTTCGAAGAAAGAAAAACAATCCTGTCTTGATAGGAGATCCGGGAGTCGGTAAAACCGCTATTGTAGAAGGATTGGCTCAGAGAATTGTGGCGGGTGACGTACCGGAAATACTGAAGAACAAGGTCATATTTTCCCTAGATGTTGCGGCTCTAGTTGCTGGAACCAAATACAGAGGTGAATTCGAAAAGAGGATGAAGAAACTTCTTCAGATAGTAACAAAGGACAAAAACATAATTCTCTTCATAGATGAAATACATACCATCGTTGGAGCGGGATCTGCAGAGGGAGCCATTGATGCTGCCAATATTTTGAAGCCGGCTCTTGCTCGTGGTGAAATAAGCTGTATAGGCGCAACAACTCCCGACGAGTACAGGAAATACATCGAGAAGGATGCAGCACTTGAGAGAAGGTTTCAGAAAATATATGTGAAAGAACCTACTGAAGAAGAGACCCTCGAAATTTTGCGCGGTTTGAAAAAGAAATACGAGTCGCATCATAGAGTAATTTACACAGATAAAGCCTTGGAAGCAGCGGTTTATCTTTCTAAAAGGTACATAACGGACCATTATCTGCCGGATAAGGCAATAGATGTCATTGATGAAGCGGGTGCTCGGGCGAGGCTCAAAGTCTTTGTGATACCCCCCGAGTTGAAACTTGTGAAAAACGAACTCGAAAGAATAAAGGCCGATAAAGAACTCGCCGTCTTGAATCAAGATTACGAAAAGGCAGCTCAACTCAAAGAAAAGGAAATGGAATTGGAAGCAGAATACAGAAAGAAATACTCTGAATGGAGAAAGAAAGCGGAAACTTCCATAGTAACAGTAGATGTCGACGATATAGCAGAAGTGGTTTCCTCTTGGACAGGTGTGCCTCTCAAGAAGATCGAAGAAACGGAAGTGGAGAAACTCCTCAATCTTGAAGAAGCTCTCCATCAGAGGATCGTTGCTCAAGACGAAGCCATAAAAGCTGTTGCAAGGGCTATAAGAAGAGCGAGAAGTGGATTGAAAGATCCGAGAAGACCAATAGGAGTCTTCCTCTTCTTAGGACCAACTGGTGTCGGTAAGACAGAGCTTGCAAAGGCTCTTGCAGAGTATCTGTTTGGTGACGAAAAGGCGCTTATCAGATTCGATATGAGTGAGTACATGGAAAGGTTCTCCGTCTCGAGACTCATCGGGGCACCTCCAGGATACGTGGGTTACGAGGAAGGAGGAACGTTAACCGAAAAAGTCAGAAGAAGACCATTTTCCGTCATACTGTTTGATGAGATAGAAAAAGCACATCCCGATGTTTTCAACTTGCTTCTTCAGATCATGGACGATGGGAGGCTCACAGATTCTCAGGGGCGAGAGGTAGACTTCAGGAATACGATCATAATAATGACAAGCAATATTGGAAGCTCCTACATCAACAAATCTAAGAGAACCCTGGGTTTTGTCGGGGGCGATGATGAAGAAAAAGAATTCGAACAGATAAAGGATTTCGTTCTAGATGAAGTGAAGAGAACCTTCAGACCTGAATTTTTGAACAGGATTGACGAGACGATTATTTTCCATCCTCTCAGGAAAGAGCATATAGAACAGATAATCGAGATACTTCTTAGAGATCTCAGAAAGAGACTTGCAGAAAAGAACATGAAACTCGTTTTGACGAAAAGTGCAAAAGAATTTCTTGTCGAAAAAGGATTCGATCCTGTGTACGGTGCGCGACCGCTGAAGAGAGCTATTCAAAGGTATGTGGAAGATCCTCTGTCGGAAGAGATTCTCAGGAATAAATTTACAGACGGGGACACCATTGTATGTAGAGCTTACAAAAATGCTCTCAGATTTACCAAGAAGAAAGAAAAGAAGGAGAAGGTGGTTCAGTGA
- the radA gene encoding DNA repair protein RadA, with product MKKFVCSNCGYISPKWFGRCPQCGEYDTAEEVMQKKKDREGKPSLLLNLEVAGKTSLERISTGFSELDRVFKGGIIPGQVILLSGEPGIGKSTLALQLAEKFAEYGSVIYISGEESPHQLKMRADRLVLKRKENIFLSVENDVDEVIAALQDKNVKLIIVDSLQTVFSSELGSSPGSVSQVKNVTMKAIDFAKRKNVPVLLIGHVTKEGEIAGPKLVEHMVDTVAYFEGDRRTGLRILKITKNRFGPSDEVAVFELGEKGFSQVENPSFTEEETDLPGNALTCVFEGTKPFVVQIQALVSKNKTFSPKRVCKGIDVNKVMLLIAVLSKLLKLPIEAHDVYVNVVGGLKITDPAADLAIALAIVSSYLEIPLHNTVAIGEIGLDGRVRKVYNINRRLNSLKSFGKIIAPPVEEKTERILPVRDLKEAVSLIGGEVFGS from the coding sequence GTGAAGAAGTTTGTGTGTTCCAATTGTGGCTATATTTCTCCAAAATGGTTTGGAAGATGTCCCCAGTGCGGAGAATACGATACAGCTGAAGAAGTGATGCAGAAAAAGAAAGACAGGGAGGGGAAACCCTCCCTGCTTTTAAACTTAGAGGTTGCTGGAAAAACTTCTCTTGAAAGAATATCCACGGGTTTTTCTGAATTGGATAGGGTTTTTAAAGGAGGTATTATACCCGGACAGGTTATTCTCCTTTCTGGAGAGCCTGGTATAGGGAAGAGCACTCTGGCACTCCAACTTGCGGAGAAATTCGCTGAGTATGGTTCAGTTATTTACATTTCTGGTGAAGAGTCACCTCATCAATTGAAGATGAGAGCCGATAGACTTGTTTTGAAACGAAAAGAGAACATTTTTCTCTCTGTCGAAAACGATGTAGATGAGGTGATAGCCGCCCTTCAAGATAAAAATGTTAAGCTCATAATTGTGGATTCTCTTCAAACAGTTTTTTCTTCTGAGCTCGGTAGTAGTCCGGGTAGCGTGTCTCAAGTAAAAAATGTAACAATGAAGGCAATTGATTTCGCAAAGAGAAAAAACGTTCCTGTGTTATTGATTGGGCATGTGACAAAAGAGGGAGAAATAGCCGGGCCGAAACTTGTGGAACACATGGTGGACACTGTTGCGTATTTCGAAGGAGACAGACGAACCGGCCTGAGAATACTGAAAATCACGAAGAACAGGTTTGGTCCCTCAGACGAGGTAGCAGTTTTTGAACTTGGTGAGAAAGGCTTCTCCCAAGTGGAAAACCCCTCTTTCACCGAGGAAGAAACGGATCTTCCGGGGAACGCACTCACTTGTGTTTTCGAAGGGACGAAACCTTTTGTCGTTCAAATACAGGCTCTTGTTTCCAAGAACAAAACGTTTTCACCGAAAAGGGTGTGTAAAGGGATAGATGTCAACAAAGTGATGCTTTTAATAGCGGTTCTCAGCAAGCTTTTGAAACTTCCTATAGAGGCTCACGACGTTTATGTGAACGTGGTGGGAGGTCTCAAAATAACGGATCCAGCAGCGGATCTCGCCATAGCGCTGGCCATTGTTTCTTCCTATTTGGAAATTCCTCTTCACAACACAGTGGCTATTGGTGAAATTGGTTTGGACGGAAGAGTGAGAAAGGTTTACAATATTAATAGAAGATTGAACTCTCTGAAGAGTTTTGGAAAAATCATCGCACCTCCCGTGGAAGAAAAAACCGAGAGAATCCTACCCGTTCGTGATTTGAAAGAGGCGGTTTCCCTTATTGGGGGTGAGGTATTTGGTTCCTGA
- the disA gene encoding DNA integrity scanning diadenylate cyclase DisA: protein MVPEELIEKIKLISPGTELRKALDDIINANFGALLFLVDDPKKYEDVIQGGFWLDTDFSAEKVYELSKMDGAIVLSEDLTRIYYANVHLVPDPTIPTGETGTRHRTAERLAKQTGKVVIAVSRRRNIISLYYKNYKYVVNQVDFLISKVTQAISTLEKYKDNFNKLLSELEVLELENRVTLADVVKTLIKGIELLKISEEIRPYIVELGEEGRLARMQLRELIEDVDDLLILLIMDYSSDEVDEEAAKNILVDFISRREPSPVSISRALGYDVQQAAQLDDILVSARGYRLLKTAARIPLSIGYNVVKMFKTLDQISKASVEDLKKVEGIGEKRAKAISESINSLKHRRAAE from the coding sequence TTGGTTCCTGAGGAATTGATCGAAAAGATAAAACTCATATCTCCCGGAACCGAACTGAGGAAAGCCCTTGATGACATCATAAATGCCAACTTTGGTGCACTCCTTTTCCTTGTCGATGATCCCAAAAAATACGAAGATGTCATACAAGGGGGATTTTGGTTAGACACGGATTTTTCTGCAGAGAAAGTTTATGAGCTCTCGAAAATGGATGGAGCCATAGTTTTATCTGAAGACCTCACACGAATATATTATGCGAACGTTCATTTGGTCCCAGATCCTACTATTCCTACTGGAGAAACTGGAACGAGACACAGAACCGCTGAAAGATTGGCAAAACAAACGGGTAAGGTTGTCATCGCTGTTTCCAGAAGGAGAAACATAATATCTCTTTATTACAAAAATTACAAGTATGTTGTGAATCAAGTCGATTTTCTCATATCAAAAGTAACACAAGCGATCAGCACTCTAGAGAAATACAAAGATAACTTCAACAAACTTCTTTCTGAACTAGAAGTGCTTGAGCTTGAGAACAGAGTAACCCTTGCTGACGTTGTGAAGACTTTGATAAAAGGTATAGAACTTCTGAAAATATCGGAGGAAATAAGGCCTTATATAGTAGAGCTTGGAGAAGAAGGTAGACTTGCAAGAATGCAACTCAGGGAACTAATCGAGGACGTGGATGATTTGTTGATTCTTTTGATAATGGATTACTCCTCGGACGAGGTGGATGAAGAAGCCGCAAAAAACATTCTTGTGGATTTCATCAGCCGAAGGGAACCTTCACCTGTTTCCATCTCGAGGGCGTTAGGATACGATGTGCAGCAAGCGGCTCAATTGGATGATATTCTTGTTTCTGCGAGAGGATACAGATTGTTGAAAACAGCCGCTCGTATTCCTCTCAGTATAGGTTACAATGTTGTTAAAATGTTCAAAACACTGGACCAGATCAGTAAAGCATCTGTTGAAGATTTGAAAAAAGTTGAAGGAATCGGCGAAAAAAGAGCGAAAGCGATATCGGAAAGTATCAATTCTTTGAAACATAGAAGAGCTGCCGAGTGA
- a CDS encoding NADH-dependent [FeFe] hydrogenase, group A6 has protein sequence MAEVNIFINGRNLTVPDNLTVLEACERAGVEVPALCHHPRLGESIGACRVCVVEIEGARNLQPACVTKVRDGMVIKTSSERVKTARKFNLALLLSEHPNDCMTCEANGRCEFQDLIYKYDVEPIFGYGSKEGLVDKSSPAIVREIAKCIKCQRCVRACSEIQGMHIYSMVERGYKTYPGTPFDMPVYETDCIGCGQCATFCPTGAIVENSAVKVVLEELEKKEKILVVQTAPSVRVAIGEEFGYSPGTISTGQLVAALRRLGFDYVFDTNFGADLTIMEEGNEFLERLEKGDLEDLPMFTSCCPGWVNLVEKVYPELRTRLSSAKSPQGMLSAMVKTYFAEKLGVRPEDIFHVSIMPCTAKKDEALRKQLMVNGVPAVDVVLTTRELGKLIRIKGIPFANLPEEEYDAPLGISTGAAALFGVTGGVMEAALRTAYELKTGRALPKLVFEDVRGLKGVKEAEVDLDGQKIKIAVVHGTANTRRLIEKILRREVKYHFVEVMACPGGCIGGGGQPYSRDPEILRKRAEAIYTIDERMTLRKSHENPAIKKLYEEYLGHPLSHKAHELLHTYYEDRSRKKKLAVK, from the coding sequence TTGGCAGAAGTGAATATTTTCATAAATGGTAGAAATTTGACCGTGCCGGATAACCTCACAGTTCTAGAAGCTTGTGAAAGAGCTGGTGTTGAAGTACCTGCTTTGTGCCATCATCCAAGACTTGGAGAATCGATAGGTGCATGTAGAGTCTGTGTGGTGGAAATAGAAGGTGCACGGAATCTACAACCGGCTTGTGTTACCAAAGTGAGAGATGGGATGGTTATAAAAACTTCTTCGGAAAGAGTCAAAACTGCTAGAAAATTCAATTTAGCTCTCCTTTTGTCCGAACATCCGAACGATTGTATGACCTGTGAGGCAAATGGAAGGTGTGAATTTCAAGATTTGATTTACAAATACGATGTTGAACCAATTTTCGGCTACGGTTCGAAAGAAGGATTGGTGGACAAAAGCAGTCCTGCCATCGTTAGGGAGATTGCCAAGTGTATAAAGTGTCAAAGATGTGTGAGAGCCTGTTCCGAGATTCAGGGTATGCATATCTATTCTATGGTGGAGAGAGGTTACAAAACGTATCCTGGAACCCCCTTCGACATGCCTGTTTATGAGACTGATTGTATTGGATGTGGTCAGTGTGCAACGTTCTGTCCAACTGGAGCGATCGTGGAAAATTCCGCCGTCAAAGTCGTTCTTGAAGAGTTGGAGAAGAAAGAAAAAATTCTCGTTGTTCAAACAGCTCCCTCGGTTAGAGTCGCGATTGGTGAAGAGTTTGGATATTCACCTGGTACGATTTCAACAGGACAATTGGTTGCTGCTCTCAGAAGACTCGGTTTTGATTACGTGTTCGATACGAACTTCGGAGCGGACCTTACTATCATGGAGGAAGGAAACGAGTTTCTCGAAAGACTCGAAAAAGGTGATTTGGAAGACCTCCCAATGTTCACATCTTGTTGTCCTGGTTGGGTAAATCTAGTTGAAAAAGTCTATCCTGAGCTCAGGACAAGACTTTCCAGTGCCAAATCTCCTCAAGGAATGCTTTCTGCTATGGTAAAGACTTACTTCGCTGAGAAGTTGGGAGTGAGGCCCGAAGATATTTTCCATGTTTCGATCATGCCTTGTACTGCGAAAAAGGACGAAGCATTGAGAAAGCAGCTCATGGTGAACGGTGTACCGGCTGTAGATGTGGTTCTCACAACAAGAGAACTTGGAAAACTGATAAGGATAAAGGGTATTCCGTTTGCCAACCTTCCTGAAGAAGAATACGATGCACCGCTCGGTATATCCACAGGTGCAGCTGCACTTTTCGGTGTAACAGGTGGTGTGATGGAAGCCGCTTTGAGGACTGCATACGAACTGAAGACGGGTAGGGCCCTTCCTAAACTTGTATTTGAAGATGTGAGGGGATTGAAAGGAGTCAAAGAAGCAGAAGTAGATCTGGACGGCCAAAAGATCAAAATAGCAGTCGTTCACGGAACGGCGAACACACGGAGGTTAATAGAAAAAATTCTAAGGAGAGAAGTGAAGTATCACTTTGTCGAAGTCATGGCATGTCCCGGTGGTTGTATCGGTGGAGGAGGGCAACCCTACAGTAGAGATCCGGAAATTCTCAGAAAGAGAGCAGAAGCTATCTACACGATCGACGAGAGAATGACGCTCAGAAAATCTCATGAGAATCCTGCTATAAAGAAGCTTTATGAGGAGTATCTTGGACATCCACTCAGTCACAAAGCACATGAGCTCCTTCACACTTATTACGAAGACAGATCGAGAAAGAAGAAGCTTGCGGTAAAATGA